Proteins from a single region of Macaca thibetana thibetana isolate TM-01 chromosome 4, ASM2454274v1, whole genome shotgun sequence:
- the ABCC10 gene encoding ATP-binding cassette sub-family C member 10 isoform X7, with protein MERLLAQLCGSSAAWPLPLWEGDTTGHCFTQLVLSALPHALLAVLSACYLGTPRSPDYILPCSPGWRLRLAASFLLSVFPLLDLLPVALPPGAGPGPIGLEVLEGCVAAVAWISHSLALWVLSHSSHGHSRGPLALALVALLPAPALVLTVLWHCQRGTLLPPLLPGPVARLCLLILQLAALLAYALGWAAPGGPREPWAQEPLLPEDQEPEVAEDGESWLSHFSYAWLAPLLARGACGELQQPQDICRLPHRLHPTYLARVFQSHWQEGARLWRALYRAFGRCYLTLGLLKLVGTMLGFSGPLLLSLLVGFLEEGQEPLSHGLLYALGLASGAVLGAVLQNQYGYEVCKVKLQARGAVLNILYRKTLQLGPSRPPTGEALNLLGTDSERLLNFAGSFHEAWGLPLQLAITLYLLYQQVGVAFVGGLILALLLVPVNKVIATRIMASNQEMLRHKDARVKLVTELLSGIRVIKLCGWEQALGARVEACRARELGRLRVIKYLDAACVYLWAALPVVISIVIFITYVLMGHQLTATKVFTALALVRMLILPLNNFPWVINGLLEAKVSLDRIQLFLDLPNHNPQAYYSPDPPTEPSTVLELHGALFSWDPVGTSQETFIGHLEVKKGMLVGIVGKVGCGKSSLLAAIAGELHRLRGRVAVWGLSKGFGLATQEPWIQFATIRDNILFGKTFDAQLYKEVLEACALNDDLSILPAGDQTEVGEKGVTLSGGQRARIALARAVYQEKELYLLDDPLAAVDADVANHLLHRCILGMLSHSTRLLCTHRTEYLERADVVLLMEAGHLIQAGPPSEILPLVQPVPKAWWAENGQKSDSATAQSVQNPEKTKEGLEEEQSTSGGLLQEESKKEGAVALHVYQAYWKAVGQGLALAILFSLLLMQATRNAADWWLSHWISQLKAENSSQEVQASTSPASTGLFSPQLLLFSPGNLYTPVFPLPKAAPNGSSDIRFYLTVYATIAGVNSLCTLLRAVLFAAGTLEAAATLHRRLLHRVLMAPVTFFNATPTGRILNRFSSDVACVDDSLPFILNILLANAAGLLGLLAVLGSGLPWLLLLLPPLSIIYYHVQRHYRASSRELRRLGSLTLSPLYTHLADTLAGLSVLRATGATYRFEEENQRLLELNQRCQFATSATMQWLDIRLQLMGAAVVSAIAGIALVQHQQGLANPGLVGLSLSYALSLTGLLSGLVSSFTQTEAMLVSVERLEEYSCDLPQEPQGQPLQLP; from the exons GAGTCCAGATTACATCCTACCCTGCAGTCCTGGATGGCGCCTCCGACTTGCagcttccttcctgctttccGTCTTCCCGCTGCTAGACCTCCTTCCAGTTGCTTTGCCACCAGGGGCAGGCCCAGGACCCATAGGCCTAGAGGTGCTGGAAGGGTGTGTGGCAGCTGTGGCCTGGATCAGCCACAGCCTGGCCCTGTGGGTGTTGTCCCATTCCTCTCATGGCCACTCCCGGGGTCCCTTGGCCTTGGCCCTGGTAGCCTTGCTGCCAGCTCCAGCCCTAGTGCTGACCGTGTTGTGGCATTGCCAACGAGGCACACTTCTGCCCCCACTTCTCCCAGGGCCCGTGGCCCGCCTATGCCTGCTCATCCTGCAGCTGGCTGCACTCTTGGCCTATGCACTGGGATGGGCAGCTCCTGGGGGACCACGAGAACCCTGGGCTCAGGAACCCCTCCTGCCCGAGGATCAAGAACCTGAGGTGGCTGAAGATGGGGAGAGTTGGCTGTCACACTTTTCCTATGCCTGGCTGGCACCCTTGCTGGCCCGTGGGGCCTGTGGAGAGCTCCAGCAGCCTCAGGACATTTGCCGCCTCCCCCACAGACTGCATCCAACCTACCTGGCTCGTGTCTTCCAGTCACACTGGCAGGAGGGGGCCCGACTGTGGAGGGCCTTATACAGGGCCTTTGGACGGTGCTATCTGACACTTGGACTGCTGAAGCTGGTAGGGACCATGCTGGGATTCTCAGGGCCCCTGCTGCTCTCCCTACTGgtgggcttcctggaagaggggCAGGAGCCACTAAGCCATGGCCTGCTCTACGCTCTGGGGCTAGCCAGTGGGGCTGTACTGGGTGCTGTGCTGCAGAATCAGTATGGGTATGAGGTATGTAAGGTAAAACTTCAGGCACGGGGGGCCGTGCTGAACATCCTGTACCGCAAGACTTTACAGCTGGGGCCCAGCCGCCCTCCTACTGGGGAGGCCCTGAACCTACTAGGCACTGACTCTGAACGGCTGCTTAACTTTGCTGGGAGCTTCCATGAAGCCTGGGGCCTGCCCCTACAGCTGGCCATCACCCTCTACCTGCTGTACCAGCAGGTAGGCGTGGCCTTTGTGGGTGGTCTGATCTTGGCACTGCTGCTGGTACCTGTCAACAAAGTGATTGCCACCCGCATCATGGCCAGCAACCAGGAAATGCTACGGCACAAGGATGCGCGGGTTAAG CTTGTGACAGAGCTGCTGAGTGGCATTCGGGTCATCAAGCTCTGCGGGTGGGAGCAGGCACTGGGGGCTCGAGTAGAGGCCTGCCGGGCTCGAGAGCTGGGGCGACTCCGGGTCATCAAATACCTGGATGCAGCCTGTGTATACCTGTGGGCTGCCCTACCGGTTGTCATCTCCATCGTCATCTTCATCACCTATGTCCTCATGGGGCACCAGCTCACTGCCACCAAG gTGTTCACGGCCTTGGCACTGGTGCGAATGCTTATTCTTCCTCTCAACAACTTCCCTTGGGTGATCAATGGCCTCCTGGAGGCCAAAGTGTCCTTGGACCGGATCCAGCTTTTCCTCGACCTTCCAAACCACAACCCCCAGGCCTACTACAGCCCAG ATCCCCCCACAGAACCATCTACAGTATTGGAGCTGCATGGAGCCTTGTTCTCCTGGGACCCAGTTGGAACCAGCCAGGAGACCTTCATTGGTCATCTCGAAGTGAAAAAG GGTATGCTGGTGGGCATCGTGGGGAAGGTGGGCTGTGGGAAGAGCTCCCTGCTGGCTGCCATCGCTGGAGAGCTCCACAG GCTGCGTGGGCGCGTGGCGGTGTGGGGGCTGTCCAAGGGCTTTGGCCTGGCCACCCAGGAACCCTGGATCCAGTTTGCCACCATCCGAGACAACATCCTCTTTGGGAAGACATTTGATGCACAGCTGTACAAGGAGGTGCTAGAAGCCTGCGCCCTCAATGATGATCTCAGT ATCCTGCCTGCTGGAGACCAGACAGAGGTGGGGGAGAAGGGTGTGACCCTAAGCGGGGGACAGCGTGCCCGGATTGCCCTTGCTCGTGCTGTCTACCAG GAAAAGGAGCTCTATCTCCTCGATGACCCTCTGGCCGCTGTGGATGCAGATGTGGCCAACCACCTGCTGCACAGGTGCATCCTGGGCATGCTAAGCCACAGCACACGGCTGCTGTGCACCCACCGCACCGAGTACCTGGAAAGGGCTGATGTGGTGCTGCTAATGGAGGCCGGTCACCTCATCCAGGCTG GACCTCCCTCTGAGATTCTGCCACTGGTACAACCTGTCCCCAAAGCCTGGTGGGCTGAGAATGGACAAAAGTCTGACTCAG CCACAGCCCAGTCAGTACAAAACCCAGAGAAAACAaaggaggggctggaggaggagcagaGCACATCTGGTGGCCTGCTGCaggaagaaagcaagaaggaGGGCGCCGTGGCCTTGCATGTGTACCAAGCTTACTGGAAGGCTGTGGGCCAGGGCTTGGCCTTAGCCATCCTCTTCTCTCTGCTCCTCATGCAAG CCACGCGGAACGCTGCTGACTGGTGGCTCTCTCACTGGATCTCTCAGCTGAAGGCTGAGAATAGCTCCCAAGAGGTGCAAGCCTCCACCAGCCCAGCTTCTACGGGGCTCTTCTCTCCGCAACTGCTCCTCTTTTCCCCCGGAAACCTCTA CACCCCAGTGTTCCCACTGCCCAAAGCTGCCCCCAATGGCTCCTCAGACATCCGTTTCTACCTCACCGTATATGCGACCATTGCTGGTGTCAACTCCCTCTGCACCCTTCTCCGGGCAGTGCTCTTTGCAGCAGGCACCCTTGAAGCAGCTGCCACCCTGCATCGACGCCTGCTGCATCGAGTCCTTATG GCACCAGTAACTTTCTTCAATGCCACACCCACGGGCCGGATCCTAAACCGCTTCTCCTCTGACGTGGCCTGTGTGGATGACAGCCTGCCCTTCATCCTCAACATCCTCCTGGCCAACGCGGCAGGCCTGCTGGGGCTCCTGGCCGTGCTGGGCTCTGGCCTgccctggctgctgctgctgctgccacctttGAGCATCATCTACTATCACGTGCAGCGCCACTACAGGGCCTCCTCACGGGAGCTGCGGCGCCTGGGCAGCCTCACCCTGTCTCCACTCTATACCCATCTGGCTGATACCTTAGCTGGCCTCTCTGTGCTCCGGGCCACAGGGGCCACCTACAG GTTTGAGGAGGAGAACCAGCGACTCCTTGAGCTAAACCAGAGGTGCCAGTTTGCCACCAGTGCCACAATGCAGTGGCTGGACATTCGGCTACAGCTCATGGGGGCAGCAGTGGTCAGCGCTATCGCAGGCATTGCCCTGGTGCAGCACCAGCAGGGCCTTGCTAACCCAG GGCTGGTGGGCCTGTCGCTGTCTTATGCCCTGTCCCTGACGGGCCTGCTCTCAGGCCTGGTGAGCAGCTTCACACAGACGGAGGCCATGCTGGTAAGCGTTGAGCGGCTGGAAGAGTACTCCTGTGACCTGCCCCAGGAACCCCAGGGCCAGCCACTGCAG CTCCCATAA